Genomic window (Pseudovibrio brasiliensis):
GCGCGTTTAACAAACGCCACCGCCTCATGCGCATGCTGGGCCCAATGCGCCTCAACTATCGCAATCACCGCAAGGTGGTGGTCACAGACAGCAAGCACTGCTGGATAGGCGGCCACAACATCGGCGAAGAGTATCTTGGTCTCTCAGAAACATTCGGCCATTGGCGCGACACCCATGTAAAAGTCTCCGGCCCCGCAGCTCTTGCTGCCACGCTCTCCTTCAGTGAAGACTGGCAGTTCGCCACCGGCAAAACCCTGCAACTGGAACTGCCGGGCAACTTCCCGAAGGCAGAGGGCGAGAGCGTGATGGTGATGCCGACCGGCCCCGCCGACATTCAGGAAGATTGCGCCATCACCTTCGTGGAAAGCATTGCACGCGCCAAAGACCGCCTCTGGATCGTCAGCCCCTACTTCGTGCCGGGCATTGAGGTCCTCACAGCGCTCTACGCTGCCGCTCTGCGCGGCGTTGACGTGCGTATCCTTCTGCCGGAAAAAGCCGACCACTGGCTCGTCTGGCTCGCCAGCTACGCTCATGCAGACAACCTCGCCAGCCACGGCATCAAGGTCTACCGCTATCTGGAAGGCTTCCTGCACGAAAAGGTCATCCTCATCGACAATGAGCTGGCAGGCATTGGCACAGTCAACTTCGACAATCGCTCTTTCAACATCAACTTCGAGATTACACTCTGGTTCACCAGTCAGAACATGATCAAGAAAACCGAAGAGATGCTGCAGCAGGATTTCAAAGGCGCCCGTCAGACCGACCGCCTCGAACTCAACAACCGCCGCTACGCCTTCCGCGTCCTCGCCCAGGCCGCCCGCCTGTTCTCACCAATACTTTAGTCTTAATGAGGACAGTTCAGTAGACTTGCGCTGGGGCAGTAAAATACGTTAGGGCCAACTGAGAATAATAACCCAGAGGGCCTTTCGCATGTATTTTGTGCCTGAACTAAGTGTGATGGCGGGTTTCACCCTTGCTGCCTTCATCCTGTCCATCACTCCTGGACCGGACATGACCTTCTTCATGAGCAAAACGCTCACACAGGGCCGCAAAGCCGGTCTAATGGCCATAGTTGGCGCAACAAACGGCATCATGATCCATGCGTTTCTGGCAGCCGTCGGCATCTCCGCGCTGCTTGCAGCGTCTGAGTTTGCCTTCCAGATCCTCAAAACAGTCGGCGCACTCTATCTGGTCTTTCTTGCTTTCCAGATCCTGCGCAACGGCTCTGCCCTCTCACTGGATGAAGGGGAAGCCTCTCGTGAAACACCTCGAGCCATCTGGGCGAAAGCCGTCACGATCAACCTGCTCAACCCAAAAGTTGTGTTGTTCTTCGTAACCTTCCTGCCCCAGTTTGTATCTGCGTCAGATCCATACGCGACCTCCAAACTGCTGTTCCTTGGCTTCTTCTTCATCCTGCTGAACGTGCCAAGCAGTCTGGTCATGGTGTTTGGCGCTTCTGCTGTATCCAAGTTCCTGCGCAACTCCCCACGTGTGATGCGCATCCTTGATTACTCTTTTGCGGGCATCATGGCCGCCTTTGCAGTCAAACTGCTCAGCGCACGCTCCACCGCTTAAGACATCAGTTAAAGGTGCGCCAAATCATTTCACAGCGCTCCTTTCCCTATCCATTTGAGATTATTCCATGACAGAACATTTGTACCGAGAAGATGCCTACCTGCGCAGCAGTGAAGCGGCTGTAAATGAAATCACACCAGAAGGTGGCATCATTCTGGACCGGACCTGCTTCTATCCCAATGGCGGCGGCCAGCCGGGCGACAGTGGCTCCATTGAACTGGAAGACGGCACACGTATTCCAATTGCGACCACCGTTTACTCCAAGGATCGCTCTCAGATCGTGCATGTGCCAGCAGAAGGCACGCAGCTGCCAGCAGCCTTGTGCGCAGGCACAAAGATCACTGCGCACGTTGATTGGGAAACCCGCTACAAGCGCATGCGCGTCCACACAGCCCTGCACCTGCTTTCCGTCGTACTGCCATTCCCGGTCACCGGTGGTCAGATCAGCGATGGTACAGGCCGTCTGGACTTCGACATCCCGGAAGCCACACTGGACAAAGAAGAGCTCACAGGTAAGCTTCAGGAGCTCATTGCTGGCGACTATGCGGTCACGCAGGAATGGATCACCGATGAAGAGCTGGAAGCCAATCCCGGCCTTGTAAAGACTATGAGTGTAAAACCACCTATGGGCAGCGGGCGGGTAAGACTGGTAAGAATTGGCGACAACGTTGATTTGCAGCCATGCGGCGGCACGCATGTGTCCCAAACCGCACAGATCGGAACCGCTGCAATCACTAAGATTGAGAAAAAAGGCCGTCAGAACAGACGCGTCCGCATCCAGTTGGAGGACTAACACATGGCGCAGGATCCAATTGTCTCAGTAAGCTGGCTCAAGGACCACCTTGATGCACCCGATGTGGTCATCATTGATGCATCCTGGTACCTGCCTGCCATGGAGCGCAACGCCAAAAAGGAATATGAGCAAGAGCACATTCCCGGCGCTGTTTTCATGGACATTGATGAAGTCTCCGACCAAAGCTCCCCGCTTCCGCATATGATGCCGGAGCCACACGTGTTCTCATCTAAAATGCGCAAGATGGGCATTGGCGACGGCCAGACCATCGTGGTCTATGACGGCGCTGGCATCTTCTCAGCCGCACGCGTCTGGTGGATGTTCCGCGCCTTTGGCGTTGAGAGTGTCTTCGTTCTGGATGGCGGCCTGCCAGCCTGGAAAGAGGAAGGCTATCCGCTCACCGATGAGGTTCCAACCCGTCTTGAGCGCCACTTCACAGCCATGCTCAACCACGACATGGTGCGCAATCTGGATGAGGTGCAGGACGCACTGGACAGCAGCAGCCACCTTGTGCTGGATGCCCGCGCGCCAGAGCGCTTCAAAGGCCTCGCACCAGAGCCACGTGAAGGCGTGCGTGCTGGCCATATGCCGGGCGCCCTCAACCTGCCATTCGGCCTGTTGCTGAACGAAGGCAAACTCCGCTCCAAGGAAGACCTGCAAAACATCTTCAAGCAGGTCGGCGTGGATGCATCCACCCCGGTGATCACCTCCTGCGGCTCCGGCGTAACCGCTGCCGTTATCACGCTGGCACTGGAGCAAGTCGGCTTTTCCAAAAACGCGCTTTATGACGGTTCCTGGACCGAATGGGGCTCCAGCGAAAAGACAGAAGTCATCAGCGAGCCAGCCTGAGTTAAACCAGAATCATATTTGCAAGAAAGCCCTGCAAGCCATTGACTTGCAGGGCTTTTATTTAGGCGACAGCCAACTCTTTCTGCTTGGCAAGCGCATCCTGCTCACCCAGCTGAGCCGCTTCAGCAATCCACGCAGCACGCTCTTCCTCAGTTGACAGGTAAGTCGGTGAGAACATGCGGAAGCTGTGGTTTTCAAACCCGACAAAGTCGAGAATCTGAAGGCCCATCACCGTGTCATGAGCGCGATTATAAAGCTCATCATAGTAGTTCGACGCAGTATCACTGGTGATCAACACCCGGGCACTACGCCCCTTCAGCAGCTTGGCTGGCAGCTCTTCACCTTCCACAATCTGGAACGCAAACCCCGGCAGCAAAGTACGGTCCAGCATCCCTTTCATCGGCCCCGGCATACTGCCCCACCACAGCGGATACACAGGCACCCAATGCGTACACCAGGTCAGGTTCTCCTGAAACGCAACCAGATCCGGCTCCAGCCCCTGCCCGCCTTTGTAGTCACCCGACCGCAAGCCTGCATCAAACGCCATCGCACTCAGGTTCATCACACGAACCTCTGCCCCCGCCTTGCGCGCAGCATCCGCATA
Coding sequences:
- the cls gene encoding cardiolipin synthase, which encodes MESSFSLLSLIALFSVFFYALAVVCAIREIMYSRTSQGSIAWLLSLFFIPMPTVPLYFIFAWKRLDDYIEVRDDISQIEADVLNRHTPYVDGAASSHWPVHTRVASVPFLENNACDLLIDGPAMFASIIEGIRTAEKHVLVQFFIIREDSIGLELADALIERAKAGLRVCLLYDDIGSRSLSTQYITRLQDAGVRVSAFNKRHRLMRMLGPMRLNYRNHRKVVVTDSKHCWIGGHNIGEEYLGLSETFGHWRDTHVKVSGPAALAATLSFSEDWQFATGKTLQLELPGNFPKAEGESVMVMPTGPADIQEDCAITFVESIARAKDRLWIVSPYFVPGIEVLTALYAAALRGVDVRILLPEKADHWLVWLASYAHADNLASHGIKVYRYLEGFLHEKVILIDNELAGIGTVNFDNRSFNINFEITLWFTSQNMIKKTEEMLQQDFKGARQTDRLELNNRRYAFRVLAQAARLFSPIL
- a CDS encoding LysE family translocator encodes the protein MYFVPELSVMAGFTLAAFILSITPGPDMTFFMSKTLTQGRKAGLMAIVGATNGIMIHAFLAAVGISALLAASEFAFQILKTVGALYLVFLAFQILRNGSALSLDEGEASRETPRAIWAKAVTINLLNPKVVLFFVTFLPQFVSASDPYATSKLLFLGFFFILLNVPSSLVMVFGASAVSKFLRNSPRVMRILDYSFAGIMAAFAVKLLSARSTA
- a CDS encoding alanyl-tRNA editing protein; the encoded protein is MTEHLYREDAYLRSSEAAVNEITPEGGIILDRTCFYPNGGGQPGDSGSIELEDGTRIPIATTVYSKDRSQIVHVPAEGTQLPAALCAGTKITAHVDWETRYKRMRVHTALHLLSVVLPFPVTGGQISDGTGRLDFDIPEATLDKEELTGKLQELIAGDYAVTQEWITDEELEANPGLVKTMSVKPPMGSGRVRLVRIGDNVDLQPCGGTHVSQTAQIGTAAITKIEKKGRQNRRVRIQLED
- the sseA gene encoding 3-mercaptopyruvate sulfurtransferase, with translation MAQDPIVSVSWLKDHLDAPDVVIIDASWYLPAMERNAKKEYEQEHIPGAVFMDIDEVSDQSSPLPHMMPEPHVFSSKMRKMGIGDGQTIVVYDGAGIFSAARVWWMFRAFGVESVFVLDGGLPAWKEEGYPLTDEVPTRLERHFTAMLNHDMVRNLDEVQDALDSSSHLVLDARAPERFKGLAPEPREGVRAGHMPGALNLPFGLLLNEGKLRSKEDLQNIFKQVGVDASTPVITSCGSGVTAAVITLALEQVGFSKNALYDGSWTEWGSSEKTEVISEPA
- a CDS encoding NAD(P)H-dependent oxidoreductase; translated protein: MTNRIFVFSGHFGEDRLGHALAEAYADAARKAGAEVRVMNLSAMAFDAGLRSGDYKGGQGLEPDLVAFQENLTWCTHWVPVYPLWWGSMPGPMKGMLDRTLLPGFAFQIVEGEELPAKLLKGRSARVLITSDTASNYYDELYNRAHDTVMGLQILDFVGFENHSFRMFSPTYLSTEEERAAWIAEAAQLGEQDALAKQKELAVA